In Azospirillaceae bacterium, the following proteins share a genomic window:
- a CDS encoding class I SAM-dependent methyltransferase, which yields MAIPQRLTPSFRMGLPAMINARSLFENLPPDIYEKMISYVRENPQTLLEIGGIRRWLSSVRFESNKNNMKKPDAPDENSYDYTVDWNVYSLNNQVSNDRPAHLIKPVTAIPRISKNIKEKKLLSIGPRSEHELFILYGHGFSPENVTAIDLMSYSPLIQIGDMHSLPFPDNSFDVLVCGWTLAYSTDKKRAASEMARCVRPGGVIAMGNSNFELPTVASVLDLFGSNVGQVFFQHDRSDCENPDDETGLVMTVFEIVKNA from the coding sequence ATGGCTATCCCGCAGCGCCTTACCCCTTCTTTTCGCATGGGATTGCCCGCAATGATTAACGCTCGCTCACTTTTTGAAAACCTCCCGCCCGATATCTACGAAAAAATGATTTCTTACGTCCGCGAGAACCCTCAGACATTGCTGGAGATTGGCGGCATCCGCCGCTGGCTTTCGTCCGTACGCTTCGAAAGCAACAAAAATAACATGAAAAAACCTGATGCACCTGATGAAAATTCCTATGATTACACCGTGGATTGGAACGTCTATTCCCTAAACAACCAAGTATCGAACGATCGCCCCGCCCACTTGATTAAACCAGTCACCGCAATACCACGAATTTCCAAAAACATAAAAGAAAAGAAATTGCTTTCCATTGGACCAAGGTCAGAGCATGAACTATTCATTCTTTATGGACACGGATTTTCACCAGAAAACGTGACGGCCATTGACTTGATGTCATACTCCCCGCTTATTCAAATCGGCGATATGCATTCCCTGCCATTTCCTGACAACAGCTTTGATGTCCTGGTGTGCGGTTGGACACTCGCCTACAGCACGGACAAGAAAAGAGCGGCCTCCGAGATGGCCCGGTGCGTGCGCCCGGGTGGAGTGATCGCAATGGGGAACTCGAATTTCGAGTTGCCTACCGTTGCATCAGTGCTCGACCTTTTCGGCAGTAATGTTGGTCAAGTGTTCTTCCAACATGACCGGTCAGACTGCGAAAATCCAGACGATGAAACCGGCCTTGTTATGACCGTATTTGAGATAGTCAAGAACGCCTAA